CGGTCCATCAGAACATCCATAATGGCATAAGGAAATTCTCCTCTAAGCATGATTTTATGGCAGAATTCCTGCAAGCAGTCGGGCATGGAGATTCTAATGGCCGTACCGCCCTGGGCCAGGTTTTTGCGAAAGCTGTTGGGATTGATTTTTTCATAGGCCTCAGAATAATCTTCAATAATCAGAACCCTGATGTCTCTTGCATTTTCCAGAAATGGCTGCACCACAAAAGGAAAAGGCAGCATTTCCATGGCTGCAAGGCTTTGCAGGTGCTCAAGGCTGCTCCATTTGCTTAGCCCAAGACCTAAATGCTTTCGATCCCGCTTGCAGACAACAGGCAGGTCAGGGGGATAGTCGGGAAGTTTGCGCATGATATCCTTACTTCTGTAGGCTACAAAGGTATTGGGCAGCATGAATGAACTAAGCACCTGCGCCTGAAAAACTTTAGATCTGCTCAGGAACTGAGATAAGAGAGAGGGGTAAACAATCACGCCCCGATTGATAAGATCAAGAGCTTTAAATTCTTCGCCTGGTCTTAATATAAGATTGCCCACAAAAGCATCGCCTTTATCAAGGCTCAGATATACTTTTCTGAATTCAGCTATACTGCGAACAATCATTTTTTGTCTTGGAACTCCTTGATTTTTTGACGCACCTTGTCTTTGGCCTTGTCAATATCCTGGGGATTAATGCCTATTTTCTGAGCATATGTGTATATTTTGGATTCAATTTCAGGCATTTTTGTTTCTAACTTTTCTCTGCCTGTCTCAAGGTTTTTTTTGATTTCAGTCCAGAGTTTCTGAAAGTTTTGATCATTCATCAGTTTTGCTCCTTGGTATTGGGGATGATATAAACAGGGTAATTAATATATCTGATTTCTGCACGAAACACAGCTGAACTTGCGAGCAACTTGATGAACCATAAAAAAAAGGGTTGCCTGAAGCAACCCTTATATTTTTGATGGGGTGAGTGATGGGACTTGAACCCACGACCACTTGGGCCACAACCAAGTGCTCTACCAACTGAGCTACACCCACCATTGGCAAAAAATTAAATTTATACTTGTATCAACCTGCAGTCAAGCAGAATTTTTTATCTACCGGTTAGTAACTTACCGTTTCAATCCTGCAGAAAAAAAACAAGAAAGTAATTTAACCTTGAAAGAGCAATGATGCCCAAGATCCTTACTCTTCAACCTTCAACCCTCTGTCTTCAGCCTTCAGCCTTCAGCCTTCAGCCTTCAGCCTTCAGCCTTCAGCCTTCAGCCTTCAGCCTTCAGCCTGAAACCTACGATTATCGCCCCAAATTAAAGATTCATTTTAAAATTGGGTTGTGGGCACAGCCCGCAGGTGGAAAAGAGCGGAGCGTTTTAAATATTATAAAGCTCACTTCCGGGAATAATCCGGACACCATTTTTTTGAAGAGTTTCAATGGCTTCATCAGTTCTATCAAACCTGAAAATCAGGACTGCATTCTTGCCGCTTTGCTGGACAAAGGCATACATATATTCCACATTGATGCCATTTGTGCTGAGCATGGATAAAATATCATGCAGACCTCCGGGTCTGTCTTCCACCTCAGCAGCAACAACATTGGTTCGACCAACAGTAAAACCATTATCTTTAAGGGCTTTTTTGGCTTTTTCATGGTCTGTAACAATAAGTCTTAAAATACCAAAATCAGTTGTATCAGCCAGGGAAAGTGCGCGGATATTCACCCCTGCTTCAGAAAGAGTTCTGGTAACGTCAGCAAGTCTTCCTGCTCTGTTTTCCAGAAATATAGATATTTGTTCTACCTTCATGATTAACCTCTTTGTTGATCTATGGGTTGATGAGAAATGGTTGAAACAAAAAAGTACAAGCGCTTTTTTGCAATTCAGCCTGTATTTTAAAGTTTGCGCTTGTCAACGATCCTTTGTGCCTTGCCTTCGGATCTGGCAATGGTTCTGGGTTCTACAAGGGTAATCTTTGCTGTTACTCCCAGAAATTCCTTTATGTGAGACATAATCTTTTTTTCAATTTGTTGCAGATGTTTGATCTCATCAGAAAAAAGCTTTTCATTGACTTCCACCTGCACCTCTAAGATGTCCATTGAGCCTTTGCGATCTATGATGAGTTGGTAGTGGGGGCTCAGTCCTTCTGTTTCAAGCAGAATACTTTCAATCTGTGATGGAAAAACGTTGACTCCTCTAATGATGAGCATATCATCACTGCGCCCGGTGATACGCTCAATGCGGTAGTGGGTTCTTCCGCAGCGACAGGGAATATTGTTGATCCTGGTAATATCCCGGGTGCGGTATCTGATTAAAGGTTGTGCCTCTTTGGTCAGTGTGGTTATGACCAGCTCTCCCTTTTCTCCTGCAGGCAATGGTTCACCTGTTTCAGGATTGATGATTTCAATAAGAAAATGATCCTCCCAGATGTGCAGTCCGTCCTGAGCGGCAATACACTCGATGCCGACTCCAGGCCCCATAATCTCTGACAGACCGTAAATGTCCAGGGCCTTGAGCTGCAGTTTGTTCTGGATGTCATGGCGCATTTCCTCTGTCCAGGGTTCTGCTCCAAAGATACCCACCTTCAGTCTGAGGTCGTCTATATTGATTCCGTTGGCCAGGGCAGTCTCATATAAATGCAGGGCATAAGACGGGGTGCAGCAGATTACTGTAGGCCCAAAATCTTTCATAAGCATCACCTGTCTTTTAGTGGCACCGCCTGACACAGGCAAAATGGTTGCTCCCAGAGCTTCAGCACCGTAATGCGCACCAAGTCCGCCAGTGAACAGACCATAACCATATGCATTGTGTACAATGTCGGCTCTGGTCACGCCGCATGCCTCAAATGATCTGGCCATAAGACTTGCCCAGTTGTCTACATCTCTTCGGGTATATCCAACAACGGTTGCTTTTCCTGTGGTGCCCGAAGAAGCATGCACCCGGACAACACTTTCTCTTGGCACGGCAAACAATCCGAATGGATAATTATTTCTAAGATCCTGCTTTTCAGTAAATGGCAAGTGTTTAAGATCATTCAAAGACTTGACATCCTGAGGTTTTACTTTCATTTCAGAAAATTTTTTGTTGTAAAAAGGTACATTATGATAAACTTTTTCAACAAGATATTTGAGTCTTTTAAGTTGCAGGGTTTCCAGTTCATCCCTGGGCATGGTTTCATTCTGGACATCAAAGACCATAATTTTCTCCTGAGCAATTTAAAAAATAAGTAATATTTTAGTAACTTACCGCTTCAACCCTGTAGAAAAAAACAAGAAATTTAGTAACAGTTTAGCCATTTGCATGTGGCAGGGGGACTGGCTCTCCCAGCCCTTGTTTTATTAAGTCTGTGTTTTACATCAACAAAAAACAAGGGCTGGGGTGCCTGTCCCCTGCTTTCCTTAGAAAAGGGCTAAACTATTACGAAATTTATTTAACCTAAAGAGCAATGATGCCCAAGATCATTATTCTTCAGCCTTCAGCCTTCAGCCTTCAGCCTTCAGCCTTCAGCCTTCAGCCTTCAGCCTGAAAAGTAAGGTTGTCGCCCAAACTTCACTATTCTTGTTTAAATTGGGTTGTGGGCACAGCCCGCATTAGTGACTTACCGCTTCAATCGTCTGTCTTAAATTATTAAAAACAAAAACTTTTCCAAGTTTGCTGCAGTTGTAATTTTTGCCTCATGAAGCCATGTATAGTCAAGGGAAAAGTACAGTAAGCACCCGGAGTTTATATCTCTACTTGACACGTTTTGTCTGATACCTTTATCTGTTCTTCAATATTTCAGCAAATGTACCTGTTTAGCGCTTTTATGGAAAGCAGGGGACAGGCATTCCGGGACCCACTTGAGCATCAATTTGTGCTCAAAATGACTCATTTTTGGGCAAGTGGGTCCAGGAAGAGCCAGTCCCCCTCCGGGCTGTATGCCTCCGGGCAGGAAGCCATGCCACAACATCCAAAGCGCTAAACAGATACCAGCAAATTTATTAACCCGACAGGATTATTATGGACAAATTAGTAATACAAGGCGGAAACCGCCTGCAGGGCGAAATCAGAATCAGTGGATCCAAGAATGCTTCACTGCCCATTCTTCTTGCATCCCTGATGCCCGAGGGTGATGTAGTTCTTGAAAATGTACCGGAACTCAGGGATATAAGGACGACCTTAAAGCTTTTGACCCTGCTGGGGTGTAATTCAGATTTTAATGGTCCTGAGGTGGAAATCAGTGCGGGCAATCTGGTTCCGGAAGCGCCTTACGATCTTGTAAGGACTATGAGAGCTTCAGTGCTCTGTTTAGGTCCGCTCCTGGCAAAGCTGGGCAGGGCCAAAGTGGCGTTACCCGGAGGGTGCGCCATTGGTTCAAGGCCAGTGGATCTCCACTTGCGAGCTCTTGAGCGGATGGGTGCAACATTTGATCTTGATTCAGGATACATTATAGGAACATGCAAATCTCCCCTTAAGGGAGCACATATTACCTTTGATTTTCCAACTGTGGGCGGTACTGAAAATCTGCTCATGGCTGCAAGCCTGGCTCAAGGCAAGACAATTCTTGAGAACGCGGCCAAGGAACCTGAGGTTGTTGATCTGGCGAATTTTCTCAATGCCTGCGGAGCAAGAATTAACGGGCATGGAACAAGTATCATTACTATTGATGGAGTGCCAGCTCTTAATGGGTGCAGATACAGAGTCATGTCGGACCGTATTGAAGCAGGAACCTACATGGTAGCAGGGGCAATCAGTTTTGGAGATGTCCTGCTGACCAATTGTCCTGTTGAAGAACTGGATTCGGTCAGTGCCAAGCTTCAGGAGATGGGTGTAAAAGTAGTAATGCAGGATAAAGGAGTTCAAATCAGTGCTGATGATAAGCTGAGTTGTGTTGATGTTGTCACCTTGCCTTATCCTGGCTTTCCTACAGATATGCAGGCTCAGATCATGGCTTTGATGTGCGTTGCACGGGGCAGCGGTGTAATTAAGGAGACAATTTTTGAAAACAGGTTCATGCACGCCTTAGAGTTAATCAGAATGGGTGCCAATATCAAGCTTTCAGGTCAAAACGCAGTGGTAAGAGGAGGAAAGAAACTTATGGGCGCTCCTGTTATGGCTTCAGATCTTCGGGCCAGCGCAGCCCTGGTCTTGGCCGGTCTTGTTGCTGAAGGTACTACCGAGGTCAGCAGGATTTATCATTTAGACCGAGGCTATGAAAGCATGGAGAAAAAGCTTTCCAAAGTAGGTGCCAGAATTGAGAGAGTGTCTCAATAAGTTCTTCTGCCTTGTAGCGTAAGTCCTTAAACGAGCTTATTTTTTCAGCACATTACCTTACCTTACTCATAACAACAAACAACCTTTTGGAGCGTAATAAAATGGTTATTCCTGCCCCCATAGAACGTCTCAAGTTTTTTAAAGGTCAGTTGGGGATTGATGAACAGGACTTTATTTTCATGAGGCAGGGAGGGCGATACTTTATAAAGGAAAAAGATCATTTTGCTCAATGGTTTTTCGATTATTTTATTCAGCAGCCTCATACTAAGGCTGTGCTTGAGCATGAGACTCAAAGTGATCAGCTGAAAAACATCTGGGCTTTCTGGTTTGAGTCTCTTTTCAAGACAAATGGAGGTGATGATTTTTTTGTCAGGCACTGGAAAAGCGGGTTGAAGCATGTTCAAATTGGCATAGATCATAGATATATAAACATGGCTTATGGTCTGGTGCGACGTTTTGTGCATGAAATTGCCCGTAGAGAAGTTGATTCTCAAACAGTGGATCAGATGATCATCAGTATAGATAAGGTTTTGGATTTATGTATCCTTATTGAAACCGATGCCTTCATTACTACCATTACTCAGTGTGACCATGAGGTGATCAAGGGGATAGCTCATCAGGTGCGCAATCCACTGACTGTAATCGGCGGAAATATAATGCGACTTCAAAAAAAAGTTGCTCAGGATGATCCCCGTCGGGAAATATACTCCACCATGCTGTCCGAAGCAAAAAGACTGGAGATTATGGTAAAGAATGTGGTAACATATAATGAAATTTTTCAAAAGCAGCCTGTTCCTGTTCTTTGCAATGTTCAGGAAGTTATAGAGGCAAGGCTGCAGGAACTTGAGTCATCAATGCAGTCAATCAGTGTCGAGATCAGTTTTGATGGGCAGCAGCCTCAGGTCTTAGCTGACGAGTTTGATTTTAAAGTACTGTGTCTACATGTTTTACAAAATGGCATTGAGGCTTCTCTTGAGTCTTCTAATCCTGTGTTGCGAATAAGTACTCTTCTGAATCCGAAGAATCCTGGTTACTTAGAGATCAGGATTTTCAATAATGGACCTGCTCCGTCCCGCGAAACACTTGAGCAGATGTTTACACCCTTTTACTCCACTAAGGCCATGGGAACAGGCTTTGGACTGCCCATTGTAAAGCTGGCAGCCCGCAAAAATCATGGAAATTTCACCTTGGAGGTTGTGGAAGGCCAGGGAGTTGCGTCTGTGATCTCAATGCCCTTACCCTGAGCTGATTAGGCGCTTATTGGAAATTTCAAACCAACATGTTGTTTCATTTTCAAAGAAAGCCAGGAGTTTTTGCCCACGGAACACACGGAAGGGCACGGAAGTGTTTTTCAAGCGTTG
This DNA window, taken from Desulfonatronovibrio magnus, encodes the following:
- a CDS encoding ATP-grasp domain-containing protein encodes the protein MIVRSIAEFRKVYLSLDKGDAFVGNLILRPGEEFKALDLINRGVIVYPSLLSQFLSRSKVFQAQVLSSFMLPNTFVAYRSKDIMRKLPDYPPDLPVVCKRDRKHLGLGLSKWSSLEHLQSLAAMEMLPFPFVVQPFLENARDIRVLIIEDYSEAYEKINPNSFRKNLAQGGTAIRISMPDCLQEFCHKIMLRGEFPYAIMDVLMDRNEKFYLSEISLTGGLTGSRLGQEEFVNRKKKMLDSFCLSLTDNITHTFSQPELQPAR
- a CDS encoding ACT domain-containing protein is translated as MKVEQISIFLENRAGRLADVTRTLSEAGVNIRALSLADTTDFGILRLIVTDHEKAKKALKDNGFTVGRTNVVAAEVEDRPGGLHDILSMLSTNGINVEYMYAFVQQSGKNAVLIFRFDRTDEAIETLQKNGVRIIPGSELYNI
- a CDS encoding phenylacetate--CoA ligase family protein, with amino-acid sequence MVFDVQNETMPRDELETLQLKRLKYLVEKVYHNVPFYNKKFSEMKVKPQDVKSLNDLKHLPFTEKQDLRNNYPFGLFAVPRESVVRVHASSGTTGKATVVGYTRRDVDNWASLMARSFEACGVTRADIVHNAYGYGLFTGGLGAHYGAEALGATILPVSGGATKRQVMLMKDFGPTVICCTPSYALHLYETALANGINIDDLRLKVGIFGAEPWTEEMRHDIQNKLQLKALDIYGLSEIMGPGVGIECIAAQDGLHIWEDHFLIEIINPETGEPLPAGEKGELVITTLTKEAQPLIRYRTRDITRINNIPCRCGRTHYRIERITGRSDDMLIIRGVNVFPSQIESILLETEGLSPHYQLIIDRKGSMDILEVQVEVNEKLFSDEIKHLQQIEKKIMSHIKEFLGVTAKITLVEPRTIARSEGKAQRIVDKRKL
- the murA gene encoding UDP-N-acetylglucosamine 1-carboxyvinyltransferase, whose translation is MDKLVIQGGNRLQGEIRISGSKNASLPILLASLMPEGDVVLENVPELRDIRTTLKLLTLLGCNSDFNGPEVEISAGNLVPEAPYDLVRTMRASVLCLGPLLAKLGRAKVALPGGCAIGSRPVDLHLRALERMGATFDLDSGYIIGTCKSPLKGAHITFDFPTVGGTENLLMAASLAQGKTILENAAKEPEVVDLANFLNACGARINGHGTSIITIDGVPALNGCRYRVMSDRIEAGTYMVAGAISFGDVLLTNCPVEELDSVSAKLQEMGVKVVMQDKGVQISADDKLSCVDVVTLPYPGFPTDMQAQIMALMCVARGSGVIKETIFENRFMHALELIRMGANIKLSGQNAVVRGGKKLMGAPVMASDLRASAALVLAGLVAEGTTEVSRIYHLDRGYESMEKKLSKVGARIERVSQ
- a CDS encoding protoglobin domain-containing protein, giving the protein MVIPAPIERLKFFKGQLGIDEQDFIFMRQGGRYFIKEKDHFAQWFFDYFIQQPHTKAVLEHETQSDQLKNIWAFWFESLFKTNGGDDFFVRHWKSGLKHVQIGIDHRYINMAYGLVRRFVHEIARREVDSQTVDQMIISIDKVLDLCILIETDAFITTITQCDHEVIKGIAHQVRNPLTVIGGNIMRLQKKVAQDDPRREIYSTMLSEAKRLEIMVKNVVTYNEIFQKQPVPVLCNVQEVIEARLQELESSMQSISVEISFDGQQPQVLADEFDFKVLCLHVLQNGIEASLESSNPVLRISTLLNPKNPGYLEIRIFNNGPAPSRETLEQMFTPFYSTKAMGTGFGLPIVKLAARKNHGNFTLEVVEGQGVASVISMPLP